One stretch of Cololabis saira isolate AMF1-May2022 unplaced genomic scaffold, fColSai1.1 scf226, whole genome shotgun sequence DNA includes these proteins:
- the LOC133439718 gene encoding alpha-taxilin-like: MQTLNTLSTPEEKLGGLCTMYAELLEENRNTQKQMKVLQNQLVQEKDNLRNEHSKAILARSKLESLCRELQRHNRTLKEEGIQRTRLEEEKRKEVTSHFQVTLNDIQTQMEQHDERNASLRQENADLAEKLKKLYEQYKLREEHIDKVVKHKDLQQQLVDAKLHQAQELLKESEERHEREKDFLLKEAVESQMMCELKLQSTCWSPLLRGEV, translated from the coding sequence ATGCAGACCCTCAACACACTGAGCACCCCCGAGGAAAAGCTTGGAGGCCTTTGCACGATGTACGCCGAACTGTTGGAAGAGAACCGTAACACTCAGAAGCAGATGAAGGTGCTGCAGAACCAGCTGGTCCAGGAGAAAGACAACCTGAGGAACGAGCACAGCAAGGCCATCCTGGCCCGCAGCAAGCTGGAAAGCCTCTGCAGGGAGCTGCAAAGACACAACCGGACACTCAAGGAGGAAGGAATCCAAAGAACgcggctggaggaggagaagaggaaggaGGTGACTTCTCATTTCCAGGTGACGCTGAACGACATCCAGACTCAGATGGAGCAGCACGACGAGAGAAACGCCAGCCTTCGACAAGAGAACGCAGACCTGGCAGAAAAACTCAAGAAACTCTACGAACAGTACAAACTGCGCGAGGAGCACATCGACAAAGTGGTGAAGCACAAAGACCTGCAGCAACAGCTGGTGGATGCAAAGCTGCATCAGGCAcaggagctgctgaaggagTCGGAGGAGCGGCACGAGAGAGAGAAAGACTTTCTGCTAAAGGAAGCCGTAGAGTCTCAAATGATGTGTGAGCTGAAGTTACAGAGTACCTGTTGGTCTCCTCTCTTAAGGGGGGAGGTGTGA